A segment of the Paraburkholderia fungorum genome:
GCCGTGTCGTAGCTCGTGAAAAACACGGTACGTGTACGGGATAACGTTCTGAACAGATCGGCCAGCACTGCGCGAGCCGACGCGTCGAGTCCACCTGCGGGTTCGTCTGCGATCAGCACATGGGTTTCGCCAAGCACCGACGCCGTTAAAAATATCTTCTTGCGCGTACCGAACGACATTTGCTCGAAGCGTTTGTCGAGATGCGGCGTGAGGCCGAAGCGATCCGCGAGATCGAGCGTGTCGGCAGCGAGCGCTACTTTTCGCTCCAACGCCACCTGATTCAAATACTCGCGACCGGTCTGCGTCGAATACGGCATGCAGTCTTCCGGCACATACGTCAGCGAAGATTTTGCGGCCAGCGGCTCGGTGCGCAGCGAATGTCCACCGAGCCATACTTCGCCCGAGTCGGCTGCGAGCTCGCCCGCGAGAATGCCGAGCAACGTCGATTTGCCGCTGCCGGATTCGTCGTTCAACGCGACGCAGCCCGATGCCGCGTCGTAGTGCAATCCTTGAAAAATAACGCGGTCGCTGTACCGCTTGCTGAGGTTCTCGAATCGAAGCATGGGGTCGAGCGTGGGTCCGTTGGTTGGCGTCGCGCAAGTGTAGCAGCGCAACGCCGCCGGAATTACTGGCCCGCTTCGAGCAGGAACGTCACCATCCGGTCGCACACGCGTCCGAACATCTGCGTGCCGGTGACAGTCGGACAGCCGCGCGCGCGAGCCGCTTCGATCAGCGGCGTGAGCGGCGGTTTCGTCACGACATCGCCGACGAAGGTGCTTGCCTGGAAATCCGACACATCGATAGGAAGCGGATCGTCCGCGCGCATGCCGAGCGGCGACGCGTTCACCACGACGTCGTACTCGTGCGCTGCCACGCTGGCCGGCACGCTGCGCGCTTCGCCCTGGCCGAGCGCGTTCAGACGGCTGGTCAGCGAAGCAGTGCGGTCGGCGTCGTTATCGCGCACGTCGAGCGAACCTACGCCGCTTTGAACCAGCGCGTGTCCGATCGCCGATCCCGCGCCACCTGCGCCAATTAACAACGCGCGTTTACCGCGCAATTCGCAGCCCGCATCGACGAGCGCGGCGACAAAACCCGTGCCGTCGAACATGCCGCCGTGCCACTGGCCGTCCGCCGTGCGGCGCAGCGTGTTGACCGCGCCGAGGAACGACGCCTCGGTCGACAGCGTCGCGCAATATTCCGCCGCGCTGAACTTGTGCGGCACGGTAATGATGATGCCGTCGACATTGCGCATCGGCGTGACGCCCGCGAAGAACGCGGGCAGGTCGGCGGGGGCGACGTGCGCGGGAACCACCAGCGCATCGCGGCCTGCCGTGCGCAAAGCGGCCGTCACGCCGGACGGCGAACGCACCTGCGCAATCGGATCGCCGACGATGAAATACACGCGGGTCGCGCCGCTCAGACCCTCGTCGAGCGAGGCGGAAAAAGAAACTGCGTCGGTTTGCGTCATGTTCAACTTCTCCTGAAAGTGGAGCCTGTAGGTATCGTGCACGATACCGGACTGTCCTGCCTGATTGGGTGATCGGGCTAGCGGCTTAGCGGGTTAGCGATAGAACGCCACGGTTTCGCGCAATCCCTGTTCGAGCGATGTGTGCGGTAAATCAGGCAGCCATTGCGCGAGCAACGGATCGGCAGGAAACGAAGTGGCAATGGGCAACGGCGCACCGTTTGCGTCGATTCGAGCACTGGGCACGATCGCACCGATTCGTGCGATCACCTCATTGACTTCGACGATGTCGCCCGCGAGCGTGAATGCGTGTGCACCGCGAGGCGCCGCGAATAGCGCGGCTTCGTAAGCGGCGGCGACGTCGCCCGCGTAAACGAGACCGGTCGAGCCGGTGAACGGAATCGCGTACGGCTCGCCGCGTGCCGCGGCGCGGCACGCGAGGCTCGGCCCGGCGCTCGATCCGGTTTCGCGGCCCGCGCCATACACGACCAGCGGCCGGAAACCGATGCTGGCGATGCCGTGATCGTGCCAGTACGCGCGCGCCGCGCCTTCGCACGCGAGCTTGAACGCGCCGTATAAGGTCTGCGGAGAGGGCACGGCGCCATCGTCGGGGCCGAACACCCCCGCGCTGCTCGCGTACAGCACGTTTTCCAGATTGGCGGCGCGCGCTGCCTCGAACACATTGAGTGTGCCGATCAGATTGATTTGCGCACCGCGCACCGGGTCGAGCGCGCAGGCCGGGGTCAGGATTCCCGCAAGATGAATGACCGCGTCGCAACCGTCCATTGCGCGTGATACGTCGCTGGCGAGGGCGATATCGCCGGTCGACCATTGCACCGCCGCAGCCCATTCCGGCGCGAGCGATTCCAGCAGTGGCGAGCCCGCGCGCAAGTCGAAAGCCCTCACGCTCAGGCCTCTGTCAAGCAGGCGCCGCATGATCCACGCCGCCAGAAAACCACTTCCTCCTGTTACCAGTACGCGCATTGCTGTGTCTCCGTCAATGTTCGAATGCTTTGCTTTTTTGCTATTTCAGAATAGTATTCCAATATCAAAGCAAATTCTAGTTGATGCGGTGAACAGGAAAAACGCCTGATTCGTCGCCCGCAAAAAAGGGACGCAAGGAGCACGTCATGGTGGAGACACTCAGCGGTTTGAAGCAGGATGAAACGTTCGACGTCGTGGTGATCGGCGCGGGCGGGGCAGGGATGTCGGCGGCGCTGTTCGCGGCTATCGACGGCGCGCGCGTGCTGCTGGTCGAGAGCACGGAATACGTGGGCGGTACGACGGCCTACTCGGCGGGCACCACATGGATACCGGATTCGATGCACGGTCCGGCGATCAATCCCGATGACAGCAGCGCGAATGCCGAAGCCTTTCTGCGTCGCGCGGTCGGCGAGCGCAGCAGCGAGGCGCTGCGCCGCGCGTTCCTGAAAGCCGGGCCGCAGGCCGTCGCGCATATCGAGGCGAATTCGGACGTGAAGTACCGCGCGCGGCCATTTCACCCGGACTATCTATCCGAACTCGAAGGATCAACGCTGCGTGGCCGCGCGCTCGAACCGCTCGCGTTCGACGGCCGCAAGCTCGGCAACGCGTTTTCGCTGATCCGCCCGCCGATCCCTGAGTTCACGGTGCTGGGCGGCATGATGGTCGATCGCGACGATGTCGGGCATCTGCTGAACATGACGAAGTCGTTCAGGTCGCTGCGTCACGCGGTGAAACTGCTCGCACGTCATGGCAGCGACCGTATCCGCTGGCCGCGCGGCACGCGTCTCGTGATGGGGAATGCGTTGATCGGCCGTCTGTTGCATTCGCTGCTCGCACGCGATGTCACCGTGCTGGTGAGTACGAAACTGGAGTCGTTGCGGACCGGGCGCGATGGTCAGATCGACGGCATCACGCTGAGCCAGAACGGCCAGCGCCGTCAAATCACGGTGACAGGTGGCGTGATTCTCGCGAGCGGCGGTTTCAACCGTCATCCGCAACGGCGTCGCGCGATGCTGCCGGGCGTCGATTCGAGCTGGTGCCCGGGAGCGCCGGGACACACCGGCAGCGCACACGATCTCGCGCTCGCAATCGGTGCGCGTTATGGCGAAGGCGCGTTGAGCAACGCGTTCTGGGCGCCGGTCTCGGTGCGCAAACGCAGTGACGGCACGACCGCCGTTTTCCCTCACTTCATGATGGATCGCGGCAAACCTGGCATGGTCGTGGTCAACAAGGAAGGCCGGCGCTTTCTGAACGAAAACACCTCGTATCACCTGTTTGGTATCGCGATGCAGGAAGCGAACCGCAAGGTGCCGTCGGTGCCCGCCTATCTCGTCACGGACGCGGAAGGCCTGCGCAAATACGGGCTGGGCATGGTGCGCCCCGGCGGCAAGGGCCTGCAGCCGTTCCTCTCTGATGGCTATCTGGTGCGCGCCGACACGCTTGCCGAACTCGCGGCGAAGCTCGATATCGATCCCGCCGGACTCGCCGACAGCGTTGCGCGCATCGGCGAATACGCGAAGACGGGTGTCGATCCCGATTTTCAGCGCGGCACCACCGACTACCAGCGCGCCAACGGCGACGCGAACTGGCACGGGCCGAATCCCTGCCTGGGCCCGATCCGGCAAGCACCTTTCTACGCAGTGCGGCTTTATCCGGGCGATATCGGCGCGGCCACGGGGCTCGTCAGCGACGACACGGCTCGCGTGCTGGATCGCGGCGATCGACCGATTGGCGGCCTCTACGCGTGCGGCAACGATATGCAATCGGTGATGGGCGGCGTGTATCCGGGCCCCGGCATCACGCTGGGGCCGGGGCTCGCGTTTGCCTATCTCGCGGGACGTGACGCGGCAGCGCGCGCGAAGGCCGCGCAAACATCGCTGTCTTCATCCACGCGCAGAGATGAAGCGCCGCAGCGCGCAAAAGAAAAGATCACCGGATAAACCAGGGCGTCACCTGGTTTGGATGCACGTTATAAAGTGGAATAGTATTCAACAAATGAGTTATGCCCGATCTTTTTCCCGTGATTCAAACGTATCCAGCGAACGAAGCAAACTGACGATGAAGCGCGAACCGATTCTCGAATGCGATGTACTGGTGCTGGGTTCTGGCGCGGCCGGTCTCGCCACGGCCGTGACGGCAGCGACGCGCGGTTTGCGCGTGATAGTGGCGGAGAAGGCCGACGTGTTTGGCGGCACGAGCGCATGGTCGGGCGGCTGGATGTGGATTCCCGGCAACCCGCTTGCCACGCGCGCCGGAATTATCGAGGAACCCGAAGCATCGCGCACGTATCTTCGTAACGAACTCGGCGCGCATTTCGATGCAGACAAGGTCGACGCATTGCTCGAATCCGGTCCTGAAATGGTGGAGTATTTCGAGCGGCACACGTCGATGCGTTTTATCGATGGCAATCGTGTTCCCGATTTTCATACGACGCCGGGTGCTGCAACCGGCGGCCGTTCGGTTTGCGCGATGCCGTTCGATGGTCGCGAACTTGGGCCGCTGATCGACCGGCTGCGCCCACCGCTTGGCGTCGTGACGATCAAAGGCATGGCGATCGGCTCAGGTCAGGATCTCGCGCATTTTTTCAACGCGACGCGCTCGGTGCGCTCGGCGTGGCACGTGTTGCGGCGGCTCGCTGCGTTTGCGGGTCACAAGCTGCGTCATGGCCGCTCGATGTATCTGGTGAACGGGAATGCGCTGGTGGCGCGTCTGCTGAAATCGGCGCACGACCTCGGGGTCGATCTGCGCACCCATGCGAAGGCGGTGGCATTGCTGCGCGAGCCGGGCGATGCAGCGGGCCGCGTGACTGGCGCAACGGTCGAGATCGAAGGCGTCGTGCATCAGGTGCGGGCCACGCGAGGCGTCGTGCTCGCGTGCGGTGGCTATCCGCACGATCTTTCGCGCCGCGCGCAGACCTTCGCTTATACGCCGTCGGGGCGCGAGCACTGGTCCGCTGCGCCGTCGACCAATACCGGCGACGGTATTCGTCTCGGCGAATCGATCGGCGGGCATTTCGACGCGTCGCTAGAAACACCCGCCGCGTGGGCGCCGGTTTCGCTCGTGCCTCAAGGCAGCGGGCAACCCGCTGTCGCGTTCCCGCATCTGATCGAGCGCGCGAAGCCTGGTGTGATTGCGGTGACGCGTGCCGGGCAACGCTTTGTCAACGAGGCGTCGTCGTATCACGACTTCATCAACGCGTTGATCGGCACGACGCCCGCCGGTGAACAGGTCTGCGCGTGGCTGATTGGCGATCATCGTTTCCAGCGCCTTTACGGGCTCGGTTTTTCGAAGCCGTTTCCGTTTCCCACTGGCCCGTATCGACGGTCGGGTTATCTGAAACGCGCGAGCAGCCTCGCCGATCTGGCCGTGCAATGCGGGATCGATCCGCAAGGACTCGAAAGCACGGTGGCCGCGTACAACAGCTACGCGAAAGACGGCTTCGATCCGCAATTTCACAAAGGCTCGACGCCGTATAACCGCGTGCAGGGCGACGCCCGGCACACGCCGAACCCCTGCCTCGCGCCGCTTGAAAACGGCCCGTTCTACGCGGTCAAGCTGCTGCCCGGCAGCCTCGGCACGTTCGCGGGTCTTGCCACCGACGCCAACGCTCGCGTTCTCGACGACGCAGGTCAGCCGATGCCCGGTCTCTACGCGGTCGGCAACGACGCCGCCAGCATGATGGGCGGTTGCTATCCGAGCGGCGGCATCACGCTCGGTCCCGCGATGACCTTCGGTTATCGCGCGGGCCTTTTCCTCGCCGAAGCAGACGCCGAAGCGGATCAATCAACGCCGCCCACAGCGGCCACCCAATCGACGAATCCCACTATTCATTCACAAGGACACATGCAATGACTCTCTACGACACAGTCACACTCACCGTGAAAATCGGCGCGAATGCGCAGGTCTTTGAAAGCATCAAGGCAAGCGGCGATCAACCCGGCTCGAAGCTGCTCGGCTGCTGGTACTCCGACATCGGCGCGCTGGGCCAGGTGATGGTATTGCGCGGATTCGATTCGGAAGCCGCGCTCATCGCCGAACGCAAACGGCTGCTGCTCGAAGGCAATCCGTTCGGCTGCGGCGAATTCGTCACCGACGTGAAGATCGACAGCTATGCGCTGTTCCCGTTTCTTCCGCCGATCGAACCGGCGGTCCACGGCGGCATCTACGAGATGCGGGTGTACGGCACGAAGCTAGCGAGCCTGCAACACACCATCGACGCATGGGAGAAAGCGGTGCCCGAGCGCACGCAGCGCTCGCCGCTCGTCGGCGCGATGTATTCGCTCGACGGCACCGTGCCGCGTTTTCTGAACATCTGGCCGTATGCGAGCGTCGACGAACGCTCGCGGATTCGCGCCGAAGCGGTGAAAGACGGCATCTGGCCGCCGAAGGGCGGCCCCGCGCATCTGACGACGATGGAGTCGACTATTTACGTGCCCGCGCCTTTCTCGCCGCTGCGTTAAACGCTGAACGCCATTGGCCGAGCCACGGCCAGAACTCAGGAGACAACATGACCCAGCACCATTCGCGCGCGCTTTCCCTATCCGCGTTGACCGTGCTCGAACTCACGCCGCCGCAGATGGTGGAGTGCGCGGCGCAGGCGGGCTACGACTTCGTCGGACTGCGCCTCGTGCCCGCCACCGATCATGAAGTGCGCCACGAGATCGTCGGCGCGACGCCGTTGAAGCGCGAAACGCTCGCGCGTTTGCGTGACACCGGCATCAAGGTGCTCGACGTCGAGATCTTGCGACTCAAGCCCGATACCGACGTGAACGCGTGCAAGCCGATGCTCGACACCGCCGCCGAATTGGGCGCGCGCTACGTGCTGGTGGCGGGCAACGATCCCGACGAAGCGCGCACCGCCGAGCGGCTCGCGCAATTGTGCGATCTCGCCGCGCCGCTCGGGCTGTCGCCGTCGCTCGAACCGATGCCGTGGACGGACGTGAAGGACATCACGCAAGGCGCGCGCATCGTGAAGGCGGCGGCGCGGGCTAACACGGGGCTGATCGTCGATCCGCTGCATTTCGACCGCGCGGGTTCGTCGACGCAAACCTTGCATGCGTTGCCGCGTGAGTACTTCGGCTACGTGCAGTTTTGCGACGCGCCGGCCGAGCGTCCTACCGATCTCGACACGCTGCTGTTTCAGGCCCGTTGCGAACGGATGATTCCCGGCGAGGGTGGTCTCGATCTCACGGGCATTCTGCGCGCGCTGCCGGATCACTTGCCAGTCAGCGTCGAAGTCCCCACTCAGCAATGGGCGCAAACCGCGCCCGCACTCGAGCGCGCCCGCAAGCTGCGCGACGCGACGCTCGGCGTACTCGAACGGACTTACGCGATGACGTAAGCCGTATATCGCGCGCCGGTCCCCCTCAACGCACGATAAAGATGCGACGGGGACGACGCGCCCATCCGATAGAGAAGACGGTCTGGAGACACCATGAAACCTTCGATCACGACGGCGGGGCCGAACACGCCTGTTGCATCCCTATCACCCGTTTCACGCGCCATCGATGTGCAGCAGTTGCTCGACGAACAACCCGTCGGCCGCTTTCAGATTCTCATGTTGCTGATGTGCATGTTCATTGTCACGCTCGATGGACTCGACACCGTGATGGTCGGTTTCATCGCGCCCGCGTTGTCGAACGCATGGGCGATTCCGCGCGACGCGTTGGGGCCGGTGATGAGCGGCGGCCTGCTCGGCCTCGCGTTCGGCGCGCTGGGCGCAGGGCCGCTCGCGGACCGCTTCGGCCGCAAAACGGTGATGACCGGCGCGGTGCTGTTCTTCGGCATCTGGAGTCTCGGCTCGGCGTTCGCGACCAACATCACCGAGCTGACCGCGCTGCGCTTTCTAACCGGCCTCGGTCTCGGCGCATCAATGCCGAATGCCGCGACGCTGATGGCCGAATACGCGCCGCAACGCTGCCGCGCGCTGATGGTGACGACCGTGTTCTGCGGTTTCACGCTCGGCGCGGCGAGCGGCGGCTTCGTGAGCGCGTGGCTGATCGCATCGCACGGCTGGCACTCGGTGCTGGTTCTCGGCGGCGTACTGCCCATTCTTTACGTGCCGTTCATGATCAGGTGGCTGCCCGAGTCGGCGCGTTTTCTGGCGCTGAAAGAGAGCCGCCGCGCACGCCTCGTCACGGTGATGAACCGCCTCGAACCCGGCATGGCCGATCACACGACGCGCTTCGTCGCGCATGAAACACCGCAGCGCGAGCGCAGCCCGGTCCGTCTGATCCTGTCGCGCGAATACGCGTTCGGCACCTTGATGCTGTGGGTCTGCTACTTCGCCGGCCTGCTGACGGTGTACCTGCTAGGTAGCTGGCTGCCGACGCTGATTCGCGGCGCGGGCTTCACGCTCGGCGAAGCGGCCGTGGTCGGCGCGTTGTTCCAGGCGGGCGGCACGATCGGCTCGCTCGCGATCGGCTGGCTGATGGACCGCTTCAATCCGCATCGGGCGCTGGGCGCGACGGTGTTCATCGGCGGCGTGCTGGCGTGGGGGATGGGCCTGCCCGGTCACGGCTTCGCTGCGATCTGCGTACTCGCGTTCGGCATGGGCTATTGCATGAACGGCTCGAATACCGGCTTCTGTGCGTTGGCCGCGGGTTCGTATCCGACCCGGATGCGCGCCACCGGCACGAGCTGGATGCTCGGTATCGGGCGTTTCGGCGGGATCGCGGGGGCCATGCTCGGCGCGGGCATGCTGCACGCGAACTGGGGTTTCGGCGACGTGTTCACGTCGCTGGCGATCCCGGCGGCAGTGGGCGCGGCGGCAGTGCTGCTGAAGGGCGCCCGGCATCGCGGACCGGTTTTGCGGGTGAGCGCAGGCGTCGGGCACTGACCCGTGTAAGCGCCGTATCCGCTGCGTGCTTGAATTCCGATATGGAATCGTGTTCTCATTCGGGATTGAAATCGAACTGAGAGTGGATCATGGCGGGGAATCTCGAGCGGGCGCTGTCCATCATCGAACTGCTGGCGCGGCAGGGCGGCAGCCTGCAACTGGCCGCCATCGCCGATACGCTGAACATTCCGCGCAGCGGCACGCACCGGCTGCTGGCGGAGTTGGCCGAAGAAGGCTACGTGCGGCAGGACGAGCACGGCGAATACGTGCTGGCGCTCAAGCTGGTGTCGCTCGCGCTGATGTGGCTGTCCACCGGCGGCGTGCTCGATATTTCGCAGCCGGTGCTCGACCGGCTCGCGGCGGCGTCGGGCGAACTGGCGCGGCTCGGCGTGGTCGAGGACGATCACATCACGTTCGTCGGCAAGGCGCAGGGTGCGAAGTCGGGCTTGCGCTACGACCCGGACATGGGCAGCCAGCCGCCGCTGCATTGCACCGCGAGCGGTCAGGCGTGGCTCTCGACGATGAGCGACGAAGAAGCGCTCGAACTCGTGTCGCGCCAGGGCGGCATCGGCAAGGCGGGGCCGCGCGGTCCCAAGGCGCCGAAGACGATTCAGCAGTTTCTTCAGGACCTGAACGGCGCGCGCAAACGCGGCTATGGGATCGCTAGCGAGACGTACGAAGCGGGCATGACGTCGATGGCGGCGGTGATCCGGCATCCGGTAACCGGGCTGGTGGTCGGCATTGTCAGTCTCGCGGGGCCGACCAGCCGTCTGCCGGATGCGCGGCTCAAGGACCTCGCGCCAGCGTTGCTCGAAGCCGCGTCGGACATGGGCGCGGCCACGTTGAGTTCGCCTTATTTCAAACGCAGCCTGCGGGTCGCGCCGGTGGCGGCGGTGGTGCAGCCGGTCGAGGCGAAACGCAAGGGACGGCCCCGCGCGGCTTGAGTTTTCTTTTCTCTATGGCGACGAGGACGCGCCCGCGTCCATCGCTTTTATCAGCGCGATAAAAATCTTTGCCGTAACTTTTTCCGCTTCTAAATAGGGCGCGGTTAATAATAGTTATGCGAAGTACGCGATCAATTTAGCGCTGATAAACTGTGCGCCTGAGCAGCAAATTGCGTGTTGAGCGCATCGCTCGCTCCCTACATTTCCGGCCTCGTAAATGGCTGGATAGACGGAAGAAATAGGCCTTTTCCCCGATTTGGAATACGTTTTCACCCAGCATAATGGGCCGGGTGAAAACGGTTAAAAGGGACGCATGTTTGGTTGTCCTAGATTCCTTCGACGGAACCCATGTATCGCAAGCCCATTTTCCCGCCGTCCTCACATACCTGTTTTGACCAGTACCAGGGTTCGCTTGAGCCCGTTTTTGGAAGTGACTCATGAAGCCGGGAAATAACTCGCTTGGGAAAAGACGCGTACGGAAAATCGCCATGGCGGTGGCTGCTGTTGTGCTCGTCATGCTGCTTGCCGGGGTGCTGTGGTATGCCCAGCATCGCAACGAGCCGGACGCGGCGGCGCTGACCGGCGTCGCAAGCCAGATGCGTAACGACCCTGCCGCGTGGACGCATGAAGAGAAAGACGCGTCCGAGATGCTGCGCGATATTCACGATGCAAAAGTCACGGCGATCGGCGTGAGTCCCAGCGCGATCCTGGTGTCGAGGCGCGACGGTCTGAAGTACTTCGTCACCGATCACAACGCGACGTTCTCGCATGCGCTTCTGCTCGGCGAACCCAAGTCGGGTGAAGCCGCGCCGTATCAACTCGTCTGGCTTCCCGATGCCGATATCCGCACCGGCGGCGCGCGCTGGGTGCAGGCATTCGACCAGTTCCGCGACGCGATCAGCGTGTTGTTGCCGCTGTTGCTGATCGGCGGAATGGTGTGGTTCATGCGGCGCGAAATGCGCGGCGGCGCGACGTTGCTGAGCGAAGCGCCCACGCTGCGCTTCGACGACGTAATCGGCGCAGGCGAGGCGAAGGCCGCGCTCGCAGACATTCGCGGCTATCTGTCCGATCCCACGCAATTCACGTCGATGGGCGTGCGCGCACCGTGCGGCATCCTGATGGTGGGCGGCCCCGGCGTCGGCAAGACGCGACTGGCGCAGGCGCTGGCCGGCGAATGCGGCGCGAGCTTCATCTCGATCACCGGTAGCTACTTCAGCGCGAAGTATTACGGCGTCGGTATCCAGAAGGTCAAACATCTGTTCGAACTGGCGCGCAAGAATGCGCCCACGGTAATCTTTATCGACGAAGCCGACGGTCTCGCAAAACGCACCGATACGGGCGGCGGTCCGGTTGAAGCCGAGAGCAACCGCATCATCAATCAACTGCTCGCGGAAATGGATGGCTTCGCTTCGAACGAAGGCGTCATCATCGTGGCCGCGACCAATCATCCGGACAATCTCGACGAAGCGTTGCGCCGTCCCGGCCGTTTCGATCGTACGGTGCAGGTTCGTTTGCCGGATCGCGAAGACCGCGCGAAGATTTTCCGCTTCTACGCGGAAAGGCTGAAATCGAAATCCGCGGATATC
Coding sequences within it:
- a CDS encoding AAA family ATPase, with amino-acid sequence MKPGNNSLGKRRVRKIAMAVAAVVLVMLLAGVLWYAQHRNEPDAAALTGVASQMRNDPAAWTHEEKDASEMLRDIHDAKVTAIGVSPSAILVSRRDGLKYFVTDHNATFSHALLLGEPKSGEAAPYQLVWLPDADIRTGGARWVQAFDQFRDAISVLLPLLLIGGMVWFMRREMRGGATLLSEAPTLRFDDVIGAGEAKAALADIRGYLSDPTQFTSMGVRAPCGILMVGGPGVGKTRLAQALAGECGASFISITGSYFSAKYYGVGIQKVKHLFELARKNAPTVIFIDEADGLAKRTDTGGGPVEAESNRIINQLLAEMDGFASNEGVIIVAATNHPDNLDEALRRPGRFDRTVQVRLPDREDRAKIFRFYAERLKSKSADIDYDQLARLTTGLSPATVAMVVNQAGLVARKAGDTEITSKHFMEAIKIARIGDVSGAERALSEDERTRIAVHEAGHGLVAALLGTGVLEEVTILPRGGALGVALITKAQDKHLYRETEIRNEIQVLLGGRNAEILTFSEASSGAASDLQEASRISLDMVSKFGFNQDGDLFSLAALPSQYAGLQMKSAIEHANVLLKELNELCFGLLHSYEPVLRAIADELLEQETVPGETVYRLIREHKSTLKIVHEPEAA